DNA sequence from the Ruminococcus albus 7 = DSM 20455 genome:
TGTATTGAGCTCATCTTCGTTTGTAGGAAAATTGGTCTTCATTACATCGGGTACGGTAGTTATGTAGGCCTGTGCATTCATGAAAAGAAGCTTGTGCAGCAAAGTGCCTTTGTATAGCGGCTTGTAGCCGTCTGCGATAAGACGCTGTGCGGCAGGGCTCTCCTTGTCTGTAAGATAGTAGCAGTACAGCTCATCGTGCCTTGTCATAGCGTAACGGAACATATCTTCCGCCGCACCGCCGCCATTTTCTGTATCATCTGCAAATATCCATATATTCCTGTTCTTGAACCACGCTCTGCTGCAGCGATAAGCGGTCCTTAGTGTAAAGGGCATACCGCTGTATGCCGCACGTGCCATGGTCTGTCGGAAGTACCTTCGCTGCTCCTTCTCTGTCAGCGGAAGTGTTACCAGTCTGCCGCTTTCGGCACGGGCGAAATATCCGTTGCCCAGTGGGAAAATGCTGTCAGGAGCTCCGTTTTCAAGTTTGCTCCCGCGAGAACTGAACAGCGCTTTAAGTTCGTATTTGCAGCCTTTGAACAGTATAAAGAACCTGAGCTCATTTCTGCCATCTGCGATAGGTACGCTCAGATGGAACGTGCGCTTTCTTTCCAGCTTTTTTCCGAAAAACATTGTGGGCTTGCCTTTTCGGTCATAGGTAAGCTTGTATTCGCTGCCCGCGTATTCTGCCGTGACCTTTGTGCGGCGCTCACTGAAAATGTTGTCGAAGCTTCCGTCTATCTCAATATTATCCTTGTAAAGGTTAAGCTGTACTATCTCGATGAACATATTTGTGCTGTCTGAAAGGATTATGTCCTTCTGCACCGAAAACAGTTTTTCGCTGTTGTAGCTTATATCGGGGAAATAGTTTTCGTGACCGTGCTTCAGACCTAGCAGAAGACGCTTTTCCTCAAAGCGGCAGTTAGATATTTTGTCCAATATTCCGTACACATCACATATTACTTTGTCCTCTACGGGATGCAGTACCTTTTGCAGAGTGTCCGTCAGATATTTTCTTTCTTCCTCGGGATATTCGTTTTTCACCAGACCTCTGTTTATGCACCTGATTACTTTCGAAGTTATGAAATGCTGCAAAAACAGTGGCAGTCTTCCGTCTTTACCCTTGCAGTTTTCGGTAAGGGGGATAAGACATTTTTCAAATACAGCTACCGGGTTTTCTGCAGGAGTAGGCTTGCGGTCTGCCAGCCATGCGGTCAGGCGGTCATCGTAGTAGAATCTTTTGCCTTCGCACAGGGCATTCAGCATACATTTCTGCTGTGTGAATTCTCCTGCTTCTGTTTCAAATATGTGCTGTGCAGCAAAAGATGTACGAAATAATGTACACTCAAACGATGACGGGAAGCAGCTGTGATCCTTGTCAAGCATGATAATACCTGCTTTTGCTGACATCGGGAAGAAAAGATCCTCACCTCTGCCCACAAGTCTGCCGCAGGCGATATCTATGCTGCTGTCATTATCCAGCTTTGTTATCAGCTTTGAAAAATAGTAAGGATCTACCTTTGCGCCTGCACGCATAACGGTGCAGTGATCTGCATTGGCATATTTGATGAATGTGTTCAGCAGTTCGGCTTCACTCTTGCCGCCGATGTTTATAAAGGCTGTCATTCCGAAATCCGAAGAACGCTCCAGGTACAGCTTTTTTCTGTCGTCCTCGGTGAAGTCACCTGCGATGATGAGGAAGATATCCTTAACGAGTCCGCCCGATTGTCCTGCGATGTTTTGTACAGTGTCTAGTGCGACTCTGTCGGAAGCCCCTGCTATAAGCAATACAGAAAGCTTCATATCTCTTCCTCCTTTCTGCCGAATATCTCAGCTATTATCCTGTCGGTGGAATGTCCGTCACAGCTGCCCATGTGATATCTTACACATTTTTCCAGTTCTGCGGCAGAACGGTGATAAAGTTCATTTTCTATGGCATCAGAAAGCTCAGCTGCATTCTGTGCAACTGTGGTTGGAAAACTGTGATAATCAACATAGAATCCGCGCTCCGTATCGAAGTCGTCAAGATCGGGCGCGAAGAATACGAAAGGCTTGCGGTAAAGCAGCCAGTCGAATACCACGCTGGAATAATCTGTTACAAGTATATCTGCCACAGCAAAAAGCCGTTCTGCAGGGAAACCGTCATCTGGCTGCATATGCGGATGCAGCTTTTTAATAAGGTACCAGCCGTTATCGGCGCATACTTTTTCAATATCCTCACCGCCTACCACGTATGGCTCGGCTGCGTTTCCGCGGAATGTGGGAGCCCAGAGCACTATCTTTCTGCCGACAGCCTCGGGGTGGGCTTCAAAGAATTTTTTCCTGCAGAGGTCATTGTACTTGCGGCTGTAATATATGTCAGTACGGCTTATACCCAGTGAGCGCACATTATCGTATCTCTGGCGGAAAGAGCGAGCTATCACGGGGGCAACACAGGGTGCGCTTACCGTCCACAGGTCATAACCGCCAAAGACCTCACCTTTATAAAAGGATGGTACACAGTCTTCGGAATCATAGCCTGCTTTTTTCAGCAGTCCCCCAGAATGCCAAAGCTGTGTGACAAAGGTACCGCTGCGCTTGCGGCAGCTTGATACGGGCAGGAAGGTGTCACATATAAACACATATTCAGCCCTGCCGTAAGCTATCATAAAATCAAGTATAAATCTTACCAGCTCATGCTTTGAGCATTTCTTGAGATCAAGGTAAAACTCCTTTACGTGTACTCCCTTCATTTTTGCGACTTTGTGCCGCATCACACGCATACTGAACGGACAATTGCTGTGGTGGGCATCTGCAAACAGTACAAGACCTTTTTCTATCTTGCCGCGTGAGAAAATAAAATATATACATGGCAGAAGCATATTCTGCAAAAGCATCTTAGCGATCTGCCTGAGTTTCAGTTTAAGGCTCATGGTGAACTCCTCGTAAGTGATGTTATGTAAAGCCCGCAGTACTAATGGCTGTAACGGGCATATTCTTCCTTATACAGTATAACACAAATATATCGGGGTGTCAATCTTGCCCCTTTGAGTATGGACAGGGTAGTTACGGTGAAGAGTATCAAGTTAGCAAAAATCAGTTAAAGAATCACAAAAAATGAACATTAATGCAGGCGCGTATTGTTGACTTGTAACTATAAATATGATATAATAAATACGTTATTTACACGGCAGAGATCTCTGCCGGACGACTTTATATCATGCGCCTCTGCGGCGCCACAATAATAGAGGAGGATTCATTAATGAAGATCTATTCGGTCAACGATCCCGAATTCAGAGAGTTCGGAAAGGTACTGGAGGGCTATGATACCAAGGAGCTTATCGCGGCTATGAATGCTGTTGAAATGCCTGCAGATGGCGTTGCATACGAGCCCTGGATAGATTCTCTGGAAAAATGCGGCATATTCAAGTCCCTGGAGAATAATGCTTTCGGTGGTATGCCCATAGAACTCGGTATGTGCTGGGGTCATAACAAGTTACTGAACTGCCTTGAGTACCACAGGAACAGCGAGATAAACATCGGTGCGACAGATTTCGTTCTTCTGCTTGCCAAGCAGGAAAAGATAATCGACGGCGTGCTGGATACCGCTGATGTAAAGGCATTCCGTGCACCTGCAGGTGCTGTTGTTGAGGTTTATGCTACATCTCTGCACTATGCTCCCTGTCAGACTGAGGACGGTGGTTTCAGAGTAGCTATAGTACTCCCAAGAAACACCAATACAGATCTTGCCAAGGGCGATATAATTGATTCAGAGGACAAGACCCTCTGGGCAAGAAACAAGTGGCTGCTGGCTCATGCTGATTCTGCTGAGGCAAAGCAGGGCGCTTACATCGGTCTGAAGGGCGAGAATATATCTATCTGACCACTGTAACAGTGTAATACAAAAAAAGAAGCATCGCGGAGATGCTTCTTTTTTTGTATTATGGTTATCCATATTTTGTATTTAAGTCAGGCGAAAAGCTTTTTGCCTTTTATCCTTGCTGCAAGTTTGGAGATATCTGTAATATTGAATTTACCGTCGCAGTTCACATCAGCGACGACCTGTTCGTATTCGCCGATACTTCTTTTGCTTTTTATGTGGGCAGCGGCTTTTGATATATCGGTAACATTCAAAGTACCGTCACCGTTTATATCCCCGAGCCTGTTTAAGTACACATCTATATCGGAAGGGACATTGTTTCCGTCGAATTCCATAACTCTGGTCACATAGCCGTCAGCTTCCATCTCGATCCTGTACTCAGTGTTGTTGGTGATTTGTGAAAACGGATCCGGGCTCCACGAGTAAAACAAATCCATATTCATTGGTGACGGGAACTGATCGCGGCAATAGATCACTTGACCATCGGAATAAACAGTTACCTTGATGAGTGAAACACCGTTGACAAGCAGCAGCATGGGATTGCTGTAATTTTCGCATTCTTCGGATCTTACAGCATACCTGATCTGTCTGTTGTTGTATTTCTCGGTAAACCTGGTATTATATGGAAGTGCTTCCCACTCGTATGTTTTTTCATTATATATCTCCCAGCCCTTTGAAACTATCTTTCCGTTATAGATATGATCAGGTACCTTTATATCTTTCAGCAGCGTGCCCTTATCTATACGCTGTGAACTGGGTATAGAGTTGACAAACGGCAGATTTTCGGTATATGTCACTGAATTGTAGCCCCTGTCAGTGATAGTGATAGTATAGTCAGAAAGATCGGTTATGTCGTAGCTGAATGTCAGGCAGCCGTTCTCATCGGGAACCGCAGGTAAAGCATCGAAGAAATCATAGTCATATTTATCGGGCTGTATATAAAGTACATCATCAAAGAATGAGAACAGATCTGTGCTGCTGATCCTGTTTTTGGGTACAGAACCTACACCCGTTCCGGCAGGGATGATACTGCTGTTGGGATCCAGGTTGTTTATCGCAGTCTGAACGGTATCAAAAGGTATACCCTTATTATCTCCGCTGCTGCTGCCGATTATGTATATTCCCTCGGGATGTTTGTCCTGTGCTTTTATAGTGAGTATCTTTCTGCCGCCTTTTTCAGCGATCTTTATGTCGCTTACAGAGGGAGGCACAGTATCGACTGTTATGCCTAAAGACTTTTTCTGTGCAGTGATATCACGGTCACTGTGCATCGGTTCCATTTCGAGATCGAGGGTATAATCACCGTCTTCGGCAAAGTATACAGGGTCGAGATATATCTGGGATGCCTCTTGTGTGTAGATCGGGTTTTCGTATGACAGAAGGGGTATTATGCTTCCGTTCTGACCGGTCATATATGCTTTTTTGAGTATGCCTGTGCGTTTGCCGAAATAATTATAGCACATTATGTCAGCTATATCGTCCTGATTGGGTGAAATGAAATATCTGTGACGGGTAGCTTCATCCATCTTTTGGGATGCTGTTTCAAAGTCTTCGATCATAAATGCGTTAAGGTATTCGGATATGGATACCGAAGCCGGAAGGTAATTGCCGAGAAGCGGAGTTTTCATAACGTTTTCCATAAATTCCGTATTGCCTTCAATGAAATCATCACCGATGATCGGTGCAGCGTTCCAGTCACCGTGGAAGCCTGTTATCGGTACAGATATGTCTGAACAGTACTCAGCCCCGGAAAGTGTAAGGTAACCCTCAGCGAACCAGCCGTTTTTGAATATCCCGTCAAGTGTGTTAACATTGTCGGGGTCAAGGGTCACATTAACGGTGAAGGTCATCTCACTGCCGGCCTTTACGGATATATCATCCGTTGAAAATACTGCAGAATGTTCAAGGACTGCCGGCTTATCCGTGAGGATCGGTGAATATGTGAATTCATCATCTTCCACTGATTCGGATATCATTATAAGATCCGCACTCTTAAAGTGTACATCCTTGTCACCGTAATTATGCAGGGTAACATCGAAACTGAATTCATCACCCAGCATTGAACCGAGGCATACGGATGCATCTCCGTTGTTTGTCATGGTAACACAGCAGTTGCCCAGGGCATTCATATCCACCATTCCTGCGCCCTGTCTTCTGGGAGAGTATGGGATGTCGTCAAGCATTACCTTTTCGGCGGTATTCATAAGCAGAGCCTTGACAAGTGCTGTCTTTTCACTGCCCGAGACCTTCCATCCCTTGTTTTCGATATACTCCGCAGCCAGTGCCGAACAGCCTGCCGCAAAAGGTGTAGCCATAGAAGTTCCGTCCATGCTTTCGTAACCATCATACGAAGCAGAAAGCACTCCCTGACCGGGGGCTGCTATCTCGGGCTTCAGTTCAAGTGTCTGTACACTGCCTATAGATGAGAAATCAGCTATACCCTTTATTTCATGCTCGGTATATTCATCAAGATCTACGATGATATGGTGATCGGTCTGGGCAAGCACTCTTTTGCTGCCGCTGAGATCTGTTCCTATGGCGATAAAATCAGGGTCATCAAAAAGCTGATTCTCTGAATGAAAATCATTATCGCATGAGCACAGCAATACACCTGCAGCACCTGCTTTTTTAGCGTTTAGTTCAGTTTCGTACAGATCATTCCTGAAAGAAACATTTTCTACCAGCACAAGCTTTCCCTTAACGTCATGGGCTTCTATCTCTTCTTTGCTGCCTGAACCGCAGTTTACAAATTCGTATTTAACTTTACCGTGTTTTTCTTCTGTTGTAGATGCTAAACAATATACTTTCGTGTCGTCAGCAAGTTCCATTCTGTTATACAGATCAAAGGATACACCGGTGGCTGCAACAGTGAAAACATCATCAAGAAAACCGGGAGTATCTATTATACTGCGGTCAACATCTGCGGGGTCAGATTCGGGAGTGCCGGAATTTCCTACTGCTGCACATACTACTACCCCTGCATTATCAGCGTTTTTCAGAACTGTTCCGTAAAGTTCTTCCTGATCGGTGCTCAGACAGTGCTGCCCGAAACTCAGGTTGACAACGTCTGCGCCCAGCTTTACAGCATCTTCAATACCTGCCACAGCTACAGAGTCATCTATAGAAGGTCCGAAATAGGGACTGTAATCAAATCCTGCCATGAATATAAGCTGTGCATCGGGCGCTGCACCGCTCATCATATCACCGTCATCGTACGGATCCACTCTGTTGCCCGCAGCTATGCCGCATACGTGCGTACCGTGGAACATCTCCTCGACATCACTGCCGACAGCATAGCGATCGTCTTTATTGATAAGTGATACCGCGTATGGGATCTTGCTGCTGCGATAGGCTGAGTCGGGGTCGATATCGAAATTCAATCCTCGGTTCTCCACAGCATTTTTGATATCATCCTTTGTGAGCTTTACGAAAGAATCATCCTCGAAGGCTGAGAACATCTCATGGTCGAGGTTAAGCTCGGTATCAATAACAGCGATGACCTTGCCCTTGCCTGTGATATCCGTATCGGCGCAGAATTTATTTATGCCCGTGAGTTCACGGTAGGTCTGCATACTGGGTATCTGGTTTGTTTTTGATATCATTATGTCCTTTATACCGCTGAGCTTGCCGGCTTCATCTATCAGTTCGCGGGGAAGCGTGCAGGCAAAACCGTTGAATACTGCATCATAAGTAAAATCCAGCTCTGCATCAGGGTATAGAGAAAGTATCTCCCCGAAAGCATTGTGACGCATATTTTCCAACTGCTGTACTCTTGCCTTTGCAGCGTAGGTATCAAGATAGTCCGCACCCATATCTCCCTTATCTGCAGCAAGTACAGGGTCACCGTAAAGCTCCACTATGACCTGCACTATATCGTCATATACAGCTTTTTTCTCGGTGCCAAGGGCAGCTGCAGGAAGTATATACGATGTACCTACTGCGACTGCAGAAACTATTCCTGTTAATTTTTGTAATGATTTTTTGTTCATATTGTCACCTCTCAGAATAAAATGTAAAAAAATGGTGTTTATCATTTGAAAGACTTATTTCGCAGAACTTTATACTTTATAAATTATACCTTAACTAATTATATTTGTCAATGATTATCCTGATACTTATGAAAATATTAAGAAGCCCCGGAAATGTCAGTCAAGCTTGCTATTGCTAAAATAACGAAAGTATGTTATAATGTCTCTACAGGGAGTGATGAACGTGGACGAAATGTCTTTTTCATACAGGGTCAAGTCAGAGATCATCGAGAGGATAAACACCTCACAGAAAGCTGATGCCTGTCTTATGGGGCTGCTGTGCTGCTGTAACGAACTCAGCGACAAGGGTATACTTTTTCTTACCGAGAACACTTTGGTAAAGGATTTTTTCGTGCGCAACGTGTGCAGGATACTTAAAGACGATGCCGCTGTGGACGTAAGTGAAGCCGAGCGCCGAAGCGGTGTAACGCTTTACAGCCTTACTATGCCCGATAAGGAGCAGAGGATATATCTGCTTGACTATTTCGGTATGGATGAGAGCAGAAGGCTGACAGAGGAGTATCTTCCCAAGGATAAGTTCTTCCCTCAGCTGGCGGCAGGGATATTTCTCGCCTGCGGTTCTGTGAATGATCCCAGCAAAAAGTATCACATGGAATTCGTTATGCCCACGCTGGATCTCTGCAACGATCTGGGTCTGCTGCTTATCGAGCGCCATGAGATCCTCCCGAAGCACGTTGAGCGCAAGGGTGCTCAGGTCATGTATATAAAGGAGTCCGAGAATATTATTGATATGCTGACGCTTATGGGTGCTACAATGTGTTCAATGGAACTTATGAACGTCAAGATGGAGAAGGATGTCCGCAATAAGATAAACCGCGCCATGAACTGCGATAACGCCAATATAGATAAGACCCTGCGTGCGGCTGAGCGGCAGGTGGCTGATATAGAGCTTATAGATCAGAAGATCGGACTTTCGGCGCTCCCCGAACAGCTGAGGGAAATGGCTGAACTCAGGCTTGAGAATCCTGATTACAACCTGAAACAGCTGGGTGCCGAGATGAACCCGCCCATATCCCGTTCAGGTGCTAATCACCGTTTGCAGAAGCTTGCTGAAATGGCTGAGGATCTGAGAAAAAAGCATGACGCTGATCGGAGCTGATTTTTGCTCACGGTGAAAAAATGTTTTCCGTGTTAAGATGGTTTCTGCACTTGACAAAAGTTGGATTTGGGTATATAATAATATCGTTATTTATTTGACAAAGGCAACTTATTATAAAACGGTAAATTGCGGTCTTATTGTGAGTGAACAACTCAATACCGCTGACCATGACTCGGGAGGGCAGTTCATAGATGGGTAAGAACGGTAATATATCAACATCGGTCATAAAACGTCTGCCGAGGTATTACAGGTTCCTTGGTGAGCTTGAAAAGCAGGAAGTCGAGAGAATATCTTCAAGGGAGCTTTCCGAGAAGATGAATCTTACTGCATCTCAGATAAGACAGGATCTTAACTGCTTCGGCGGTTTCGGGCAGCAGGGCTACGGGTATCATGTAAAATCTCTCAGGGAGGAGATAGGGCATATACTCGGTGTGGATAAGGAATTCCCGACTATACTTATCGGTGCGGGAAATCTCGGCAAGGCGATCGCCATGCATATAAATTTCGCTTCCAGGGGATGCAGACTTGTAGGTATATTTGATGCTAATCCCCGCCTGACAGGTGAAACTGTCGGCAGCATAGCCATAAGGCATACCGATGAGATAGATGCTTTCTGCGAAGAGGAACACCCTGTCATCGCTGTGCTGTGTATACCAAAGGCGAATACACAGGCTATAGCGGATAAGCTTGTTGAGCTTGGCATAAGATCATTCTGGAATTTTTCACATTACGATCTTACCATTGATCACAAGGGCATCGAGGTTGAGAACGTCCATTTGGGTGACAGCCTGCTTACTCTTACCTATCGTACAAATCAGCTGGATAAGCCTGAGGAATAAGAACATATAGATGCAGCCCGTGAGAATCATCTCGCGGGCTTTTTTGTACCAGAAACGGCATACCGCAAAGGTATGCCGTAAGATCTTTATATTGATGATGTATACTGCTATATGAGTCTGCGGATACATACTATAGGTGGATTATACAGCTGGTAGTAGGCAAGTTCGGAGTATATTATGCCCACACTGCTGTTAGCAGCGTGTACTATCCTTCCGTTGCCGTTGTATATTGCTACGTGGGTTATACTGCTTATGCCGCCGTATCCGAAGAATATAAGGTCGCCTTCCTGCAGATCGTTATAGCTTACGGCTGTGCCGTAGCTTGCCTGCGAAGCCGCAAAATGCGGCAGAGATATGCCTATCTGAGCGTAGGAAAGCATAACAAGTCCCGAGCAGTCATTGGCGCGGTAGCTTGCACCGCCCCATACATACGCACCGCCTACGTTGCTGCGGGCGTATTCCATAACTTTATTTATCTTTGCCTGACGCGAATCATCTATCGGCTGTGGCTGAGGCTCGGGTTCCGGCTCGGGCTCAGGTTCAGGCTGAGGCTCGGGTTCCGGCTGAGGCTCCGGCTCAGGCTGAGGTTCGGGCTCGGGCTCTTCCGTCTTTTTGGTTGTAGTTACCTTTTTCTTGGCAGTAGTAACAGGCTCGTTATCAGTAGGCTCGTCCACATCGGGTGAAACAGTGGTCTGCTTCGTAGTAGTTGCTTCATCCTCCGAGCTGTCGCCTGCGGTCTTCTTGCTGCCCTCTGTCTTCTCTGTTACGGGAGCGGTAGTAGTCTTGACGGTGGCAGTCTTTCTTGCTTCGGTGAGTTCTGAAGAACGCAGTTCCATTGCCGCTTTATCCAGCGCCATGGTATCCAGCTTTCCGTCAGCACTGTCAATGAGCTTTTTCAGCGTCGCTTTCTCTTTGTTCAGTTCTTCTCTCATAGTTGAGTACTGTGCTGTCTGCGCCTTCAGTTTCTCCGAGCTTTCCGCTATCTCGGCTTCTACTGCCTCTATCTCGCGCTTTTTTTCCATAAGCTCGTCCAGTGCTTCATCATCGTGAGAAGCTACGCGCTTAACAAGTTCAAGACGCATCAGTACATCAAAGAAATCAGAGGAATTTACAAGTACATTTTCGTATGAACTTATACCGCCTGCAACGTACATGGTTTTCAGCCTTTTCATGAATTCGGCTTTCAGTACCTCTATCTCCTCGTTTTTCTTTTGCAGATCATTTTCCGCCGCGAGCAGACGGCTGTCCAGATCTACCATAGCATCTTCATTTTTCGCAAGCTGTTCCTCTACGTTGTCGATCTTTGCTTTTACCGCAGTGTACTGAGTTTTCAGCGCTTTAAGATCGCCTTTCTGCTTTTCAAGCTCAGCTTCTGCCTCAGCTATTTTTTTATCAAGTGCCTCCTGCTCGGCTTTCAGCAATTCCAGCTCTGAACTGTACTCCTCATGAGAAGGGGCTGCCGATATGCTTAGCATATTCTCCTTGCTGCCCGCATTTCCGAACACGCCTGCTGCGAGGGTAAGTGCAAGACAGATGGCTATGGCTTTCTTGACTGTATATTTATTGTTTATCATTTTTTCGGTCTGTCCTTTCAGCTGCCGTAGAACGTTATGGTTTGTAACCGTAACGTAATTTTTTATTTAATTATACTCAAAATCGGCAGCCTTGTCAAGTTAAATATTTCTGAACATGCGGTAAATAGGAGTTTTTCATGGCTTGAAATGCCGAGAAAGGTTACATTTCGCTTACATTGTGATGAATTTATGAAACTTTTTCGTTGGGATCTTTTTCTGTTTTTTTCAGGGTGCATCCTTTGAAATAGTGATCGAGTATCTCCTCGCATGAACTGCCGTTCTCTGCCATGGTATTTGCACCGTACTGACTCATGCCGACCATGTGCCCGTATCCTTTTGCTGTAAATACTATACTGCTGTCATCGCACCTGAAAGTGAAGCAGGGTGAAGCTATACCGCAGGCAGAAACGAACTTCTGTACATCCACTTCGGTGCCGCATAATACTGCCGAAGTTACATAGCCCCGTTCATTTTTTTCTGTGACCAGCCATTTATCTTCAGCACCGTGTAAAGTAATGCCAAAGCATTCGTCTGCAATAGCCCGCATTTCATCGTAGGAAATGTCAGCATCACTTTCGATCCCTTTAAGTAAAGCGTCACTGCTGCTGTCGGCAGGCTGAAGATAGGGTATGTCCTGTCCCCATGCACATAAAGCGCTTTCTGTACTGCCCGATGATGCCGAATGATAAGCAGCTGTCACAGGCTCACCTTTATAAGTAAGTATCCAAGGTGCTTTGCGGACTGCTTTCAGTACTCGGCGCCGCACTTTGTCATGATCGCTCTCGAAGTGATCCTTTGCCTCCTCAGGTGTTAAAAAACTCTGGTAGATATTGTCATCATCACTGATAACAGCACCGTGCAGCGAGGGCGTGGGATCTTTCTCTTCGCTGAGGGTGCGGCGGTATATGTAGGTCCTTGCCAGTACAGCCTGTGCTTTTAGTGCCTCCTCATTGAAATCAGCAGGCATCTGAGCAAGCACTGCTCCGACGATGTATTCCTCCAGCGGGTATTCCACTACCTTGTTTTCATGGTTCAGATATACCCTGACATTCATATCCTCATCCGTTTTCTTTATACCCGTGAATACAAGACACGGTATCAGTGCCATACATACCGTCAGCACAACAGCGCATTGAACATCAGCTCTCATCCTATGACCTCCCGGAGTAATGTTTGTCCGTATGTATTATATATATGCACGCAGCACAGCATATAGAACTGTTTTGAATAAAACGGCTATCCTCATATAGACAGATAAAACAGCCGTACATGACTCATCGTGTACGGCTGCAGCTATGTAATTTTATGTTATGATCACTTTCCCTATCCTACTGTTTTATAAACGGTAAAGTCACCAGCGGACTTTCCACCTCTCGCTGAGCTTTTCAGCGCTTTCGCTCACCTGAACGGTTTTCTTTTCGATCTTTTCACTATGGCAAAGCTCTGAAAGATGCTTTTCAAATGTATCTTCATCAACGGGTATATCTGCTTTGCTGTCAGTCCATGAGGATACATAAGCCGCATTTGATATGGAGAGGGAACTGAGTCCTTCTTCACCGGGGGCGATAAGCTCTGCACCGTCAAGGATAGCATCGGCAAAGTTATTGAGTATCAGCGGATGACCGTCGGGCTCCTCGGCTGTAAATTCCTCATAGTCGCTTTCAGGCCATACAAAGCCGTCCTTGCAGTTGAAGCAGGTCACACGCTCGTCCTCTTTCAGCTTCCACCATTTTAGCTTGCCGTCTTCCAGCACCAGCTTGCCTTTAGTTCCCGATATCTCAAGGCGGTTCGAGCCGGGAGCTTCACCCGTTGTGGATATGAACACAGCGGTAGCGCCGTTTTCATATTCGCCGTAGATAGTAACATCGTCCTCAACACCTATGTTGTGATATTTTCCCACGGTGCAGAAGGCTCTTATACTTACAGGCATACCGAATATCCACTGCCACAGGTCAAGGTTATGTGGTGCCTGGTTCAGCAGAACACCGCCGCCTTCACCGTTCCAGGTGGCACGCCAGCTTCCCGAGTCGTAGTAAGCCTGTGTGCGGTACCAGTTGGTGACTATC
Encoded proteins:
- a CDS encoding redox-sensing transcriptional repressor Rex, which codes for MGKNGNISTSVIKRLPRYYRFLGELEKQEVERISSRELSEKMNLTASQIRQDLNCFGGFGQQGYGYHVKSLREEIGHILGVDKEFPTILIGAGNLGKAIAMHINFASRGCRLVGIFDANPRLTGETVGSIAIRHTDEIDAFCEEEHPVIAVLCIPKANTQAIADKLVELGIRSFWNFSHYDLTIDHKGIEVENVHLGDSLLTLTYRTNQLDKPEE
- the spoIID gene encoding stage II sporulation protein D; translated protein: MRADVQCAVVLTVCMALIPCLVFTGIKKTDEDMNVRVYLNHENKVVEYPLEEYIVGAVLAQMPADFNEEALKAQAVLARTYIYRRTLSEEKDPTPSLHGAVISDDDNIYQSFLTPEEAKDHFESDHDKVRRRVLKAVRKAPWILTYKGEPVTAAYHSASSGSTESALCAWGQDIPYLQPADSSSDALLKGIESDADISYDEMRAIADECFGITLHGAEDKWLVTEKNERGYVTSAVLCGTEVDVQKFVSACGIASPCFTFRCDDSSIVFTAKGYGHMVGMSQYGANTMAENGSSCEEILDHYFKGCTLKKTEKDPNEKVS
- a CDS encoding C40 family peptidase — protein: MINNKYTVKKAIAICLALTLAAGVFGNAGSKENMLSISAAPSHEEYSSELELLKAEQEALDKKIAEAEAELEKQKGDLKALKTQYTAVKAKIDNVEEQLAKNEDAMVDLDSRLLAAENDLQKKNEEIEVLKAEFMKRLKTMYVAGGISSYENVLVNSSDFFDVLMRLELVKRVASHDDEALDELMEKKREIEAVEAEIAESSEKLKAQTAQYSTMREELNKEKATLKKLIDSADGKLDTMALDKAAMELRSSELTEARKTATVKTTTAPVTEKTEGSKKTAGDSSEDEATTTKQTTVSPDVDEPTDNEPVTTAKKKVTTTKKTEEPEPEPQPEPEPQPEPEPQPEPEPEPEPEPQPQPIDDSRQAKINKVMEYARSNVGGAYVWGGASYRANDCSGLVMLSYAQIGISLPHFAASQASYGTAVSYNDLQEGDLIFFGYGGISSITHVAIYNGNGRIVHAANSSVGIIYSELAYYQLYNPPIVCIRRLI
- a CDS encoding Gfo/Idh/MocA family protein gives rise to the protein MNKIRLGIIGMGNMGSGHLRSIMKGESPRITVTAFADIVCEKLDKASEICPSAKAFDNAEEMLDSGLIDAALIAVPHYDHPKLAIECFKRGIHVMTEKPAGVYTRQVREMNEAAKAANVKFGIMFNQRTNPIYAKAREIVRSGQLGERKRLVWIVTNWYRTQAYYDSGSWRATWNGEGGGVLLNQAPHNLDLWQWIFGMPVSIRAFCTVGKYHNIGVEDDVTIYGEYENGATAVFISTTGEAPGSNRLEISGTKGKLVLEDGKLKWWKLKEDERVTCFNCKDGFVWPESDYEEFTAEEPDGHPLILNNFADAILDGAELIAPGEEGLSSLSISNAAYVSSWTDSKADIPVDEDTFEKHLSELCHSEKIEKKTVQVSESAEKLSERWKVRW